In Bacillus sp. FJAT-45037, the following are encoded in one genomic region:
- a CDS encoding DUF3427 domain-containing protein, with protein sequence MDNILANLQESIYKGFIDHSQGRSSKHKPRLLINNVDTKETILSAIQEELLHCKDFFFSVAFITESGLATLKSNLWDMHQKGIKGRILTSTFLQFNQPKVFKELLKIPNVDVRLTSLRGFHSKGYIFKHSSHFSLIVGSSNLTAQALKANYEWNVKLDSHENGEIIRHFTQQFEEIWGEAIPLSLPWIEEYERTFELEQWRNRDRIVEMPLDYRVNSIEDALSVVPNKMQEAALASIEAVRDAGNKKTLIVSATGTGKTLLSAFDVRRVAPKKMLFIVHREQILQKAKEDYKLILGGPDRDFGIFTGHMKEMDARYIFATIQTLSRDEVLSQFVPGEFDYVLVDEVHKAGASTYVKVMNYFQPNFMMGMTATPERTDDFNIFELFDYNIAYEIRLQEALEEDMLCPFHYFGVTEYEHEGKLIDETTTLAKLVTEERVQHIMEKVNYYGHSGDRVRGLMFCSRKEEAVELSKALNDCGLRTVALLGNHSQDERLRRVEELERGALDYIITVDIFNEGVDIPSINQVVMLRQTQSSIIFIQQLGRGLRKHDSKEFVTIIDFIGNYKNNYLIPVALSGDRSQNKDSIRKKAKDTCYITGVSTINFEEVAKKQIFQSINDSKLTSMRILREAYIELKNRLGRVPTLLDFYINNSIDPAVIVAEHKNYYQFLVKVREEVPQLNDHQQAVLTMLSQEVLSGKRKHEIALLQLLMDEGVIEERRIIELWREKGYLTDDSTLISVQRILDLSFYTSASVKKYGDKPIVILEMDRFRWHPDVIESLLSNSYFYEQVKAILQVAEEKSKRYDNGKALTLHEKYSRKDACKLLNWLNDESSTMYGYKAKHGTCPIFVTYHKQEEVGSSINYGDTFLSQDVFQWYTRSNRTLRSEEVKKILNAEETNLILHLFVKKDNAEGTDFYYVGEATPDAETIEQTTMPGSDLSVVRMQFKLKEAVETSLYHYLIEE encoded by the coding sequence ATGGATAATATACTAGCGAATTTGCAAGAGTCTATTTATAAAGGATTTATCGACCATTCTCAAGGTCGATCTTCTAAACATAAACCGAGACTACTTATTAATAATGTAGATACGAAAGAAACAATTCTTTCTGCGATTCAAGAGGAGCTTTTACATTGTAAAGACTTCTTTTTCTCTGTTGCATTTATTACAGAAAGTGGACTGGCAACGTTAAAGTCTAATTTATGGGATATGCATCAAAAAGGAATAAAAGGAAGAATATTGACCTCGACATTTTTACAATTCAATCAACCAAAAGTGTTTAAGGAATTATTGAAAATACCGAACGTAGATGTGCGTTTAACTAGTTTGAGAGGGTTTCATTCGAAAGGGTATATCTTCAAGCACTCTTCACATTTCTCTCTTATCGTTGGTAGTTCCAATTTAACCGCTCAAGCACTTAAGGCTAATTATGAGTGGAACGTAAAGTTAGATTCACATGAAAATGGTGAGATCATTCGCCACTTCACCCAACAGTTTGAAGAAATATGGGGAGAAGCGATTCCGCTTAGTTTACCTTGGATTGAAGAATATGAACGTACTTTTGAGCTTGAACAGTGGAGAAATAGAGATAGAATTGTGGAAATGCCGCTCGATTATCGGGTTAATTCTATTGAAGATGCGTTATCTGTGGTGCCAAATAAGATGCAAGAAGCGGCATTAGCCAGTATTGAGGCTGTTAGAGATGCTGGAAATAAGAAAACACTTATTGTGTCTGCGACTGGGACAGGGAAGACGTTGTTATCTGCTTTCGACGTGAGACGCGTTGCTCCAAAGAAAATGCTGTTTATTGTTCATAGAGAACAGATTCTACAGAAGGCAAAAGAAGATTACAAACTGATACTTGGTGGACCTGATCGGGATTTCGGTATTTTCACAGGCCATATGAAGGAGATGGATGCGAGATATATTTTCGCAACAATCCAAACGCTCTCGAGGGATGAAGTTCTTTCACAGTTTGTTCCAGGAGAATTTGATTATGTTTTAGTTGACGAAGTACATAAAGCGGGGGCTAGTACATATGTAAAGGTAATGAATTATTTTCAACCTAACTTCATGATGGGTATGACAGCTACACCAGAGCGTACAGACGACTTTAATATATTTGAGCTTTTTGATTACAACATTGCTTATGAGATTCGTTTACAAGAGGCTTTAGAGGAAGACATGCTTTGTCCATTTCATTACTTTGGTGTAACCGAATATGAGCATGAAGGAAAATTGATTGATGAAACCACCACTCTTGCAAAGTTAGTCACAGAAGAACGTGTGCAGCACATTATGGAAAAAGTCAATTACTATGGGCATTCAGGAGATCGCGTCCGTGGATTGATGTTCTGTAGTCGAAAAGAAGAGGCGGTCGAATTATCGAAGGCGTTAAACGATTGCGGATTACGAACAGTTGCTTTACTAGGAAATCATTCTCAAGATGAACGCTTACGTCGAGTGGAAGAGTTAGAAAGAGGAGCGTTGGATTATATTATCACCGTTGATATCTTTAACGAAGGGGTAGACATTCCAAGCATCAACCAAGTGGTCATGTTACGACAAACACAGTCTAGTATAATCTTTATTCAGCAACTTGGTCGTGGCCTGCGCAAGCATGATTCGAAGGAGTTCGTAACGATTATTGATTTTATCGGAAACTACAAAAATAATTACCTTATACCAGTAGCGCTGTCAGGAGATCGTTCTCAAAATAAAGACTCGATTAGAAAAAAAGCCAAGGACACGTGCTATATTACTGGGGTTTCTACAATAAACTTTGAAGAGGTAGCTAAAAAGCAAATTTTCCAATCTATAAATGACTCTAAACTCACTTCTATGAGGATTTTGAGAGAGGCTTATATTGAGTTGAAAAATCGATTGGGAAGAGTTCCTACGTTGCTAGATTTTTATATAAACAACTCCATTGATCCAGCCGTGATTGTTGCAGAACATAAAAATTATTATCAATTTCTTGTGAAAGTCAGGGAAGAAGTTCCGCAGCTTAACGATCACCAGCAAGCAGTTCTGACGATGTTGTCGCAGGAAGTGCTCAGTGGAAAAAGAAAGCATGAAATAGCATTGTTACAGTTGTTAATGGATGAGGGAGTAATTGAAGAACGTCGTATTATTGAACTGTGGAGAGAGAAAGGCTATCTAACGGATGACAGTACGTTGATATCTGTTCAACGTATACTTGATCTATCATTTTATACATCAGCATCTGTTAAAAAATACGGGGATAAGCCCATCGTAATTTTGGAAATGGATCGATTCAGATGGCATCCTGATGTTATAGAATCTCTGCTGAGTAATTCCTACTTTTATGAGCAGGTTAAGGCCATCTTACAAGTAGCAGAAGAGAAAAGTAAGAGATATGACAATGGCAAGGCTCTTACGCTCCATGAGAAATACTCTCGTAAAGATGCATGTAAGCTCTTGAATTGGCTTAATGACGAGAGTTCGACGATGTATGGATACAAAGCGAAGCATGGCACTTGCCCAATCTTTGTTACGTACCACAAACAAGAAGAAGTAGGGTCGAGCATTAACTATGGTGATACATTCTTGAGTCAAGATGTGTTTCAATGGTACACGCGAAGCAATCGTACATTACGGTCTGAAGAAGTAAAGAAAATCTTAAACGCTGAGGAGACGAATCTCATCTTGCATTTATTCGTAAAGAAGGATAACGCAGAAGGGACAGACTTCTATTACGTAGGAGAAGCGACTCCAGATGCAGAGACGATTGAGCAAACAACTATGCCTGGAAGTGATTTATCGGTAGTGCGTATGCAATTTAAGTTGAAGGAAGCGGTCGAGACTTCGCTATATCATTACTTAATTGAGGAGTAA
- a CDS encoding cold-shock protein, which produces MQEGTVKWFNAEKGFGFIEVEGGDDVFVHFSAIQGEGFKSLDEGQKVTFDTEQGQRGLQAINVNKA; this is translated from the coding sequence ATGCAAGAAGGTACAGTAAAATGGTTTAACGCAGAAAAAGGATTCGGTTTCATTGAAGTTGAAGGTGGAGATGATGTATTCGTACATTTCTCAGCTATCCAAGGCGAAGGATTTAAATCTTTAGACGAAGGTCAAAAAGTTACATTTGACACTGAGCAAGGTCAACGTGGACTTCAAGCTATTAACGTAAACAAAGCATAA
- a CDS encoding nucleotide excision repair endonuclease gives MINITIPTPDVTITKQDDPELSNIYGFTDFHLIPRDKGGIFMFYNDKKELLFVGKARKLRQRIKKHFEDTVSPIKMHRDEVTKIDICITEGPVHREIYETFIINELKAKYNVDKVFFKVKSE, from the coding sequence GTGATAAACATAACGATTCCAACACCGGATGTAACGATTACCAAACAGGATGATCCAGAGCTAAGTAATATCTATGGTTTTACTGATTTTCATCTGATCCCTAGAGATAAGGGTGGTATTTTTATGTTTTATAATGACAAGAAAGAGTTATTGTTCGTCGGTAAAGCAAGAAAGTTAAGACAAAGAATCAAGAAACATTTTGAGGATACTGTATCGCCAATCAAAATGCATAGAGATGAAGTTACTAAAATTGATATTTGTATAACCGAGGGCCCTGTACATAGAGAAATCTATGAGACGTTCATTATTAATGAACTCAAGGCGAAGTACAATGTAGACAAAGTGTTTTTTAAAGTGAAATCTGAATAA
- a CDS encoding CBO0543 family protein translates to MLTSKGQLEALSKVTSMTEKLSQSQLEYWQQYSHINTWGFKAVLFMFILPLVVLYFVIDRKNILLLGFYGMNIHIWFSYIDIVGVKHGFFSYPFQLIPYIPGNLTLDAVLIPILFMLTYQWSINHKKNFYISSIAMSLILSFAFKPLLVNLNLFVLHKGTNYFYLFILYCIIFLFSKLITNIFLKMQNSPKYKE, encoded by the coding sequence ATGTTAACGTCAAAAGGGCAATTGGAAGCCCTTAGTAAAGTAACTTCAATGACAGAAAAACTAAGCCAATCCCAGTTAGAGTACTGGCAACAATATTCCCATATTAATACCTGGGGATTTAAGGCAGTTTTATTTATGTTCATACTTCCCTTGGTTGTTCTGTATTTCGTTATAGATAGGAAGAATATTTTACTTTTAGGTTTTTATGGTATGAATATTCACATTTGGTTCAGTTATATTGATATAGTTGGTGTTAAACATGGATTTTTCAGTTATCCCTTTCAGTTAATTCCATACATTCCTGGTAACCTAACTTTAGATGCCGTTTTAATTCCAATTTTGTTTATGCTGACTTATCAATGGTCAATAAACCATAAGAAGAATTTTTATATTTCTTCTATAGCCATGTCACTAATATTATCCTTTGCATTTAAACCTTTACTGGTAAATCTAAATTTATTTGTTTTACATAAAGGGACTAATTATTTTTATCTATTTATTTTGTATTGCATAATATTTTTATTTTCAAAGCTTATTACAAACATTTTCTTAAAGATGCAAAATTCCCCGAAGTATAAGGAGTAG
- a CDS encoding ATP-binding protein, translating into MIDIVKDFTFNAFLLVTFILIYSKSIRGKLNLQIPNKITIFSLTSVLIIICMTFPIPFFEGHVFDLRQVPFILGALYGGRKVAFLLLIILLSYRFYLGGEGFYGALATNMLLFTTLWYTIPIFNKINNLNKKINISLLMGSLGIIWMVIVIFIFFSYRITETFWSLILIFIVIQCLAVAICVYFFEKSKLENAVTIKIKRLEKLNTVSELAASISHEVRNPLTTTRGFIQLLRDPNLTEEKKNMYIEHSLNELDRATSIISDYLTFSKPDLKQAKILELNKEFSHILAIIEPYASYNNVELKLEKAQEDILIFGDSSKIQQCFINLLKNGIEAMPEGGVLTIELKKNNNNAIIVVSDTGIGMNEEEINNLGTPYYSTKIKGTGLGTMVVFSIIQAMEGKIRVESEKEVGTRFTITIPIIENE; encoded by the coding sequence ATGATTGATATAGTAAAAGATTTTACATTCAATGCATTCTTATTAGTAACATTTATTCTTATATACTCTAAATCTATAAGAGGTAAATTAAATCTTCAAATTCCTAATAAAATAACAATATTTAGTCTAACTTCAGTTCTAATCATAATATGTATGACGTTTCCAATTCCTTTTTTTGAAGGACATGTTTTTGATTTGCGGCAAGTGCCATTTATTCTTGGTGCTCTATATGGGGGGAGAAAAGTTGCTTTCCTGTTGCTCATTATCTTGCTTTCATATCGTTTTTATTTAGGTGGTGAGGGCTTTTATGGTGCTTTGGCAACAAATATGTTACTTTTCACTACATTATGGTATACAATTCCCATTTTTAATAAAATTAATAATTTAAACAAAAAGATAAATATATCTTTATTAATGGGTAGTTTAGGGATAATTTGGATGGTCATTGTTATATTCATATTTTTCTCTTATAGGATTACTGAGACATTTTGGAGTTTAATACTAATTTTTATTGTTATTCAGTGTTTGGCTGTTGCGATTTGTGTTTATTTTTTTGAGAAGTCTAAATTAGAAAATGCAGTTACAATAAAGATAAAAAGATTAGAAAAATTGAACACAGTTAGTGAACTGGCTGCAAGTATTTCGCATGAAGTTAGAAATCCCTTAACCACTACAAGAGGGTTTATTCAATTATTACGCGATCCAAATTTAACAGAAGAAAAAAAGAATATGTATATAGAACACTCATTAAATGAATTAGACCGAGCAACAAGTATCATTTCGGATTATTTGACCTTTTCTAAACCAGATTTAAAGCAAGCAAAAATATTAGAATTAAATAAAGAATTTAGTCATATTCTAGCAATTATCGAACCTTATGCTTCTTATAATAATGTTGAACTAAAGCTTGAGAAAGCACAGGAAGATATACTGATATTTGGGGATTCTTCAAAAATTCAACAGTGCTTCATAAATCTTTTGAAGAATGGAATTGAAGCGATGCCAGAAGGTGGAGTTCTTACAATAGAGCTGAAAAAAAATAATAACAATGCAATTATAGTGGTTTCCGATACGGGTATAGGAATGAATGAGGAAGAAATAAATAATTTAGGAACACCATATTATTCAACCAAAATAAAAGGTACTGGCCTTGGAACAATGGTAGTATTTAGTATTATTCAAGCTATGGAAGGAAAAATCCGAGTTGAGAGTGAGAAAGAAGTAGGGACACGGTTTACGATTACAATCCCAATCATTGAAAATGAGTAA
- a CDS encoding DUF2200 domain-containing protein: protein MTKHKIYTMSVARVYPLYIAKVERKGRTKEEVDEIIYWLTGYSEEEFAALLEDETDFETFFAKAPKLNPSRSLIKGVICGVRVEEIEEPTMQEIRYLDKLIDELAKGKAMEKILRG from the coding sequence ATGACCAAACATAAAATCTACACAATGAGTGTCGCAAGAGTCTATCCCCTCTATATTGCAAAAGTAGAGCGAAAAGGTCGGACGAAAGAAGAAGTTGACGAGATCATTTATTGGTTGACAGGGTATAGCGAGGAAGAGTTCGCAGCACTACTTGAGGACGAGACAGACTTTGAAACCTTCTTTGCGAAAGCTCCGAAACTGAATCCTTCACGTTCACTTATCAAAGGTGTGATCTGTGGCGTCCGAGTAGAAGAGATTGAAGAACCAACGATGCAGGAAATTCGTTATTTGGATAAGTTGATCGATGAACTAGCAAAAGGAAAAGCGATGGAGAAGATTTTGAGGGGATGA
- a CDS encoding autoinducer — MSHEQKQIEDFINENNYITAEEATKQYEQQIGKAISLPKRLPFEPTHRFGHVDEEGRLKLHYMKYDDQQDTLDFILYVMSEPEFGKHNLSNDKMVKLRNGSEAYYREIPNVLLTLSLKKCGTGYILGGSETDNLNLKVLLETAESI, encoded by the coding sequence ATGTCTCATGAACAAAAACAGATTGAGGACTTTATTAATGAGAATAACTATATCACCGCTGAAGAAGCGACCAAGCAGTATGAACAACAGATTGGTAAAGCCATTTCTCTTCCTAAAAGATTACCTTTTGAGCCTACCCATCGTTTCGGTCACGTGGATGAAGAAGGTCGCTTAAAATTGCATTATATGAAGTATGATGATCAACAGGATACTCTGGATTTCATATTATATGTGATGTCTGAACCTGAGTTTGGTAAACATAATTTATCGAATGATAAAATGGTCAAGTTACGTAACGGGTCTGAAGCATACTATAGAGAAATCCCAAATGTTCTTCTCACATTATCTCTTAAGAAATGCGGAACGGGCTATATACTTGGAGGCAGTGAAACGGATAATTTAAATTTGAAAGTGTTATTAGAGACGGCTGAATCGATTTAA
- a CDS encoding MerR family transcriptional regulator, which translates to MEYTVQKLGQLAGVSARTLRYYDEIDILKPARINSSGYRIYGQEEVDRLQQILFYKELGVGLEQIKEILCDPSFDAVAALQSHYGELLDRKKQLERLIVNVEKTISAQRGERIMSDQEKFEGFKKQLIEKNEKMYGDEVREKYGEEAVEQSNQVMKNMTKEQHEAVTRLSEEVNEALRLAMKTGDPAGELAQKAADLHKQWINFYWGQYSKDAHLGLAQMYVSDERFTAYYDKIEPGAAVFLRDAIAVYTSK; encoded by the coding sequence ATGGAATATACCGTTCAAAAGCTGGGGCAGCTAGCTGGGGTTAGTGCGCGGACGCTTCGGTATTACGATGAAATTGATATTCTGAAACCAGCCAGGATCAATTCGTCGGGGTACCGTATTTACGGGCAGGAAGAGGTAGACCGTTTGCAACAAATATTGTTTTACAAAGAACTTGGCGTCGGGCTCGAGCAAATTAAAGAGATATTGTGCGATCCTTCCTTTGACGCTGTCGCAGCGCTACAATCGCACTACGGTGAGCTTCTTGACAGAAAAAAGCAGCTGGAGCGTTTGATTGTGAATGTGGAAAAAACGATTTCAGCGCAAAGAGGAGAGAGGATCATGTCCGATCAGGAGAAATTTGAAGGTTTTAAGAAGCAGTTAATAGAAAAGAATGAGAAGATGTACGGGGACGAGGTACGCGAAAAGTACGGAGAGGAAGCTGTGGAACAATCGAATCAAGTCATGAAAAATATGACCAAAGAGCAGCACGAAGCCGTTACGCGCCTTAGCGAAGAGGTGAATGAAGCGTTACGTCTTGCGATGAAAACAGGAGATCCAGCAGGCGAGCTAGCACAAAAAGCGGCCGATTTGCATAAGCAATGGATCAACTTTTACTGGGGACAATACAGCAAAGACGCGCACTTGGGTCTTGCGCAAATGTATGTCAGCGATGAGAGATTTACAGCCTATTATGACAAAATAGAGCCAGGGGCTGCGGTATTTCTACGCGATGCGATTGCGGTTTACACAAGCAAATGA
- a CDS encoding Fic family protein, whose amino-acid sequence MKRPYQLPMLPISFEAETELAFYKKVTEASTKLEKLKQKLRYSLVNESFLQLLTLQESVQSTRIEGTQVTFSEMLEDQIEEGTDWEKVEVRNYQRAMKLGVEAIQTGYPLTQRLIRDMHRILMEDGRGSTGSAGEYRKIQNFIGPTKDMKDASYIPPEPQKMHDYMSNLEFFINGSPYQELEETLHPLIKNAIIHAQFESIHPFLDGNGRLGRILIVLYLLQTNIIDSPFFFISEELEKERFKYYALLNGMRSIGKSAPDWKSWILFFLEATNRMADQQYRKLDQAEQLFQRGIDQLTQPSTKKVWETLFELPVATVSQIQLKTDLAPATIRRSLRELVQLNLVFVDDRKRNRRYYHYDLISIMSK is encoded by the coding sequence ATGAAAAGACCTTATCAATTACCGATGCTACCAATCTCCTTTGAAGCGGAAACAGAGTTAGCTTTTTATAAAAAGGTGACTGAGGCTTCCACTAAATTGGAGAAACTTAAACAGAAACTGCGATATTCCCTTGTAAATGAATCTTTCTTGCAACTCCTTACCCTACAGGAATCTGTGCAATCGACAAGGATTGAAGGTACACAAGTCACATTTAGTGAAATGCTAGAAGATCAAATTGAAGAGGGGACAGATTGGGAAAAAGTCGAAGTGAGAAACTACCAACGAGCGATGAAACTTGGTGTAGAGGCTATACAAACTGGATATCCTCTTACTCAAAGATTGATAAGAGACATGCATCGTATTCTTATGGAGGATGGTCGCGGTTCAACGGGTAGTGCCGGTGAGTACAGGAAAATACAAAACTTTATAGGGCCTACTAAAGACATGAAAGATGCTTCCTACATCCCACCTGAACCACAAAAAATGCATGATTATATGTCGAACTTAGAGTTTTTTATTAATGGCTCTCCGTATCAAGAATTAGAAGAGACTCTACATCCGTTAATTAAGAATGCAATTATTCATGCACAATTTGAATCCATTCACCCTTTTTTGGATGGAAATGGTCGTTTAGGTAGAATATTAATCGTTTTATACCTATTGCAAACTAATATTATCGACTCTCCGTTCTTCTTTATTAGTGAAGAACTAGAAAAAGAAAGGTTCAAATATTATGCTCTTTTGAATGGTATGCGTTCGATTGGGAAGTCTGCTCCGGATTGGAAGAGTTGGATATTGTTTTTCCTTGAAGCAACTAATCGAATGGCAGATCAACAATATCGTAAGCTCGATCAAGCTGAACAATTGTTCCAAAGAGGAATTGACCAACTGACTCAACCATCTACTAAAAAAGTATGGGAGACCCTTTTTGAATTACCTGTTGCAACAGTCTCACAAATTCAACTAAAAACAGATCTAGCTCCAGCTACGATCCGTCGAAGCCTACGTGAGTTAGTACAATTAAATCTGGTATTTGTGGATGATCGTAAGAGAAATCGACGCTACTATCATTACGATCTAATAAGCATCATGAGTAAATAA
- a CDS encoding helix-turn-helix transcriptional regulator, with amino-acid sequence MKNRIKEFRQEHGISQEHLANMLGVSRQTIISIEKGRYNPSLPLAIEIARSFNTIVEKVFLIDDEDE; translated from the coding sequence ATGAAAAATCGGATCAAGGAATTCAGGCAAGAACATGGAATATCTCAGGAACATTTAGCCAACATGCTTGGCGTGTCCCGACAGACTATTATTTCAATTGAAAAAGGGCGTTATAACCCTTCATTGCCTTTAGCCATCGAGATTGCACGCAGCTTTAACACAATCGTAGAGAAAGTTTTCCTTATAGATGATGAAGATGAATAG
- a CDS encoding helix-turn-helix transcriptional regulator: MKNRVKEFRQEHDMSQEHLANMLGVSRQTIISIEKGRYNPSLPLAIEIARIFNTIVEKVFLIDDEDE, encoded by the coding sequence ATGAAAAATCGAGTGAAAGAATTCAGGCAAGAGCATGACATGTCTCAGGAACATTTAGCCAACATGCTTGGCGTGTCCCGACAGACTATTATTTCAATCGAAAAAGGGCGTTATAACCCTTCATTGCCTTTAGCCATCGAGATTGCACGCATCTTTAACACAATCGTAGAGAAAGTTTTTCTTATAGATGATGAAGATGAATAG
- a CDS encoding SAM-dependent methyltransferase, which produces MNTWNTRFQNENYIFGTEPNVFLAETQKRLQLSGDALAIAEGEGRNAAFLAEQGMNVTTWDFAESGLAKTKKLAEARGVEVNTKLVDLNEAKWEKEKWDELVCVFGHFPVELRKKILQGVKEAVKPGGYFITEVYSTYQLPYQSGGPKDQEFLYTPDDFLTTFSDWRIEHFFMGEVERYEGELHNGLSHVIQFVGQKLVQVTSR; this is translated from the coding sequence ATGAACACTTGGAATACTCGTTTTCAAAATGAAAATTATATTTTCGGTACCGAACCGAATGTATTTTTAGCGGAAACGCAGAAGAGACTTCAGTTATCAGGAGATGCGTTGGCCATTGCAGAAGGCGAAGGACGCAATGCGGCGTTTTTGGCCGAGCAAGGAATGAATGTGACGACGTGGGACTTTGCAGAATCAGGCTTGGCGAAGACGAAAAAGCTCGCGGAAGCACGAGGTGTAGAAGTGAACACGAAACTAGTTGATTTAAATGAAGCAAAATGGGAGAAAGAAAAGTGGGATGAGCTTGTCTGTGTCTTTGGCCATTTCCCAGTTGAATTACGCAAAAAAATACTTCAAGGAGTGAAGGAAGCCGTTAAACCAGGTGGATATTTCATAACGGAAGTGTACTCAACGTACCAACTTCCCTATCAGAGCGGAGGACCAAAAGATCAGGAATTCTTATACACACCCGATGATTTTTTAACAACGTTCTCAGATTGGCGGATCGAACACTTTTTCATGGGAGAAGTAGAGCGATATGAAGGAGAATTACATAATGGTTTATCCCACGTGATTCAATTTGTGGGGCAGAAGCTGGTGCAAGTCACTTCTCGATAG